In the Coriobacteriia bacterium genome, CTCAAGGACGCTGAGCGCCGCCTGGGCCGCAGTCGGCAGGGAAGCCTCGAACTCCTCCCATGCCGCACCCTTGAGCGGCTGCAGGACCCAGTCGGCTGCGTCCATCCGACCCGGTGGACGGCCCACACCCACGCGCACACGCAGGTAGTCGTCCGAGCCGAGCTTGTCGTGCAGCGACCGCAGTCCGTTGTGACCACCGTGGCCGCCGCCGCTCTTCACGCGAACGTCCCCGGCCGGCAGGTCGATGTCGTCGTGGATGATGACGATCTCGCTGACGGGCACGCCGTAGTGCTCGGCGAGTTTCTTGACTGAGGCGCCGGAGAGGTTCATGAACGTCTGCGGCTTGACCAGCACCAGCTCGCCCTCGCCCACACGCACGACAGCGACCTTCGCGCCCCTCTGGTCCTTCCAGTAGGTTGCGCGAAGGTTGTCAGCAAGCAAATCGATTGCAAGGAAACCCGCGTTATGGCGGGTCCGTTCATATTCAGACCCGGGGTTGCCCAAGCCTACGATCATCTGCGTCACAGCTGTTACTCGTCCTGCGCCTTCTCACCGATCACCTGCGGCTGGACGACCTCGGTCTCGGAGACCTCCTCGACTTCGACGTTGGGCGCCATCACGGATGCCACGAGAGCATCGGCGTCGTCCAACAGAGTCACGCCTGCGGGCGCGACGATGTCGCG is a window encoding:
- a CDS encoding aminoacyl-tRNA hydrolase codes for the protein MIVGLGNPGSEYERTRHNAGFLAIDLLADNLRATYWKDQRGAKVAVVRVGEGELVLVKPQTFMNLSGASVKKLAEHYGVPVSEIVIIHDDIDLPAGDVRVKSGGGHGGHNGLRSLHDKLGSDDYLRVRVGVGRPPGRMDAADWVLQPLKGAAWEEFEASLPTAAQAALSVLERGAEATMREYNGAVG